The genomic region GTCGGCTATCATAAAGGCGACATCTACATCCGTTTGCGCAATAGCAGCCTTGTAGTTCTGTCCGGCTCTGCTGTAGGTATCGGCTACATATTGTAGTGAGTCGATGTGTTTATAATCCTGGGCATAAAGGAGACCGACCGCATCGAAAAGAATGCAGTAAAATATATATAGCCACTTGATTTTAAAGCTTTTCATTATTTCCGGCGCTTCGGGTTTTTACAGCTCTTGCAATTAAAACTATAGCCGGGTAATACTGTTATTAGGTAGCATTACCCGGCGATAACAATGATGTCGTTTTACGGTTCCAATGAATACCCTCTGTCCTGTAACTCTTCAATTTCTTCGTCGGTCATTACGGCTCCTTTCTCTTTAAGTTGGGCAAAGAAATCTTTATTGTTGTAGTAAGCCATTCCCAGTATGCTTCTTTCGTTGAGTCCTATAAAATCGTCACTTTCAACAACGAGGTTCAGGTTTGATCCGGCGTCGATGAGCTTTTGGATAATAGTAGGGGATACTCCATGTTTGTTTATTGTATACGCCAGTGCGCTCCATCCCAAATTATCGGTTTTATTCGCATCTGCACCGCCTTTAAGCAGCGATTCAACGATTCGGGCATAGATAGCTGTAGCATTATGACAGGCTTCGGCAATCATAGTAAGCGGTGTTTTGCCGTCTTTGGTTTCATTAAGGTCTACGAATTGGTTATGAGCCATACGGTCTATTATTCGGTCATAACCTTTTTCAGGAAACCAGGAATCTTCAAAATTAAGCGCCAGATAAATAGAAGGGGCATTATCTCTAGTAACGGCACTCATTAGTGTCTGTATTTCATTAAAATCCCGATCGTCTATCGCCGATGTTAACGCATCATGCATTTGCTCGCGCGAAATAGAAGTGGAAGGATTTTCGGAAGTGCTTTTTTCTTTTTTCGGCTCGGCCTGATTGTTTTTTTTGAAAAAATGAAATAACCCCATAATTAACACGTTGAATTAGTTTGTTCTTGTATATCCTTTACCCAGCTTTTCGTTGATCAGCTTGTCGCGCTCCTTTTCGGCTTTTTGCACGGAATCCAATTCTTTTACATTTTTTTGACCGGCGGTTCCTGTTTTTCCGTAGGTAATATTTAATGCGGCGCCATTCTGTATAATCTGCCAGAACTTATCGCTTTTGGCATCTTTATAGTGAAGTAGTACTGCTTCGCCTTCTGCCACTTTTATTTCCGATTTATAATAGGAGGAAAGGTTCCATGCCGCGGTCTCATAACGCATTTTTTCTCTAAGGTGATACAGGTATTCCGCATCGGCAACTTCAAAATCCAGCGTGTACAAATCCTTCTCAAGCTTCCGCTTTACAGGTTTCGATAGTATTACCTTGTTGGCAACATCGATTACTTTTAATGGTTCGCTATCGAATTGTACATAATATTGACCGTTCGACATTCCGCTGGCTGAAACTTTTTTGCCATATTGCAACGCCAGTTCTTCGTTGTGTTTTTGCGAATATTCACGATCATTTCTTTTTTGTCCTTCCTCCGGTGTGATGTCGAGCTTCATACCGTCGTTATACTGATGCATTACATCGTATTCGTCTTTTCGCGGATGTTCGGTTACCAGTTTTTTCCATTCTTCTATTGGAATCGGAAGTTTATTGAAATAAGGTCTTTCAATGTGTCCCGTTTCAAGTAGTATTTGCAAAGCAAAGTCTTTAGAACCGATATCGCTTCCCGCATCGGGATGGTCTACGCGAACTTCTGCTGTTACTTTGGTTGCTTCAATGCTTTTTACCGTAATTGTGTATAGTGTTGCCATTTTAAATTATTTGTAGCGCTAAGGTATAGAAATATCCTGCGTTACAATTTGTTAATGAAGATTCGTCGGGAACAAATGTATATTTGTTTCTGAAAAATTACATTCCGTCCATTTGACGTAAAAATGCCTCGCGTTGTTCGTCTTCCCGTTTTTCGTAGGCATCAGCTTTTGCCTCGTCCTGCGGTACGCCTTCACCATAGCGATACATCAGACCCAGGGTTTCTGTTGCCCGTACATTTCCAAGCTGCGAAGCTTTGTCATACCAGGTTATCGCTTTCTCCATATCCTGCGGCATGTTGCTTCCTGTGGCATAAAAAGTACCCATATTATAGCAGGCTCTGTCACTGCCCGCATTGGCCGCTTTCAGGTTCCAGTTTGTTGCCGTTTCTGCATCGATTTCGGTTCCGATGCCGGTGGCGTAATAGACGTACAGTTCAAACATGGCATCGGCATTGCCTAACGCAGCCGATTTTTGATGGTAGTCGAACGATACGGCATAATCCGGAGACAACCAGGATTCGCCGTTGTAATACAGTAGCCCCAGTTCGTACAACGCTGGACTATAGTCTTTTTCGCCTAGCTCTTTGTAGATGTCAATATATATACCGAGCGTTTCTTCCCCAAAGAAGGGCATTGATTTCATCGATTCGAAATAATATTTTGTATCTCTGAATATTTGTTCGTGAGTGTATCTGCTAAAAGCATCATTGCTGATTATCGCTTTTAATTCGTCCTGATCAATACGTTCCATATTTTTTGATTGGATTATTATTTTAACGCTTCGAAATTTTTCAGCAATTTGTTGTATTCTTTTTTGTCAGACGGAGACGCTATCAGTGCTTCAATTTTTGGAAGCTGTATTTCGGCATCTGTTTTACGCTTGTGGTAAATCAGGAAGTCACCGTAGTTCCAGTTGTTAAGAAAATACGATTTAATAGCAATACTTTCTTTGTAATGCGCTTCGGCATTTGCCAGGTCTTTATTCATAAGATAGCAGGAAGCCAACTGATCATTTAGAAACGCTTTGTCAGTATCGTCCCATTCTTCGTTGAGTGCGTTTCGATATACATCGATCGCGTCCTGATATTTGCGACTCATGATCAGCTTTCCGGCCGTATTGATAAAAGGTGTAGTTCTGTTGCTGGTTTCCGGAAATGATGAATGGTCTGAAGTTGTAGCATTCGACATGGTTATCTCGCCATTAAAAACAGAATTCTTTAGGTAGTTAACCAGTTTCGCATCAGTATTGGTTTGATCAAAGAAATTTTGCAGCTGTTTGTAGTTGCCCTCGTTAAGTACCACATTGGCATTAACAGAATTACTAAGTTTGTCATAAAGCGGATCGATAAGTTTGCTACCCGAAATATTCATCTCGGCAAATACCTTTCTCAACAGATCCAATACCGCGATAAGGTGGACTTTCTGCTCGGGTTTTACATGGTTGTCATATGGGATTACAAATGCTTCTCCCAAAGCTCTTAAGGACGCATTGATTTCGCCGTCGTCAAATTTTTTCTTTGCATCGATCAGTTTTTCAGGTGCTTTTTTCAGATTCTTTTTTGAGGTGAACAACGAATAAATAATCAGGAGTGCAATCGCTCCTCCTCCAATGTAAAAATAATTCATAGTTAATTTAAGTCATAGTGGTTAATAAGATCGTTTTTAACTCCATCCGGATGAAATGATGAGTCTGGCAAAAATAGGCCGATTATTTATATAGCCAAATATTTACAAAAAAAATCATAAAAATTTTATATGAAGAAAAGATTCCGCTATTTCTTAGGTTGGATCAGTCGTTTGTGGAGTTCTGCATTTCGGTGTTGGATTATCCAACACATTTTGGGTATATCCGGGGTTGTTTTGTTTTAAAACCGAATGTGTTAAAAGAGATTAAAATATCTCTCTCATTTGTGACTTACTCTATATTTGTGCGAAATCATTCAATCATTAAACGCAGTTAAAATCAAATGAAACATTACTGTCTTACGTTTCTTCTGTTGCTTTCGGCTTATGGCTTTTCACAAAACCGATTACCGGTGATCAAAGCGAATGCCAAAACAGCAACAATTCAGGAAGTCGGGCAACCGCTAAAGAAATGGAATTTAAGTCCGGAAATTAAAATCGATGTCTTTACAACCAATAAGTTGGTACAACCGGTTACGGTAAAATTTAAAACGGATATCGATTCCATTAGTTTTAAATTAAAACCCGGGCAACAAAAAGATTTTATTGTTTTGCTCAATGGAAAGGATTCCTGTTATACCCGAATTCAAAGTCCTGAGGTGAAAAATTTTAGACGCGTACAACCGGAAGTTCACGATACGATCCCATTTGCCATTAATAAGCACAATACCAATTCGATTAAAGTGGTGTTAAACAAAATGGATACGTTAAATCTGAATTTCGATTCGGGTGCTACCGAAGTGGTGCTGATTGAAGAGGCCTTAAAAAACAAGGTGAAAAGCAAACTGGATCTGTATAATACGCTACATGACATTAAAGTTGGAAGCAGAACGTACCAATCGAAGGTTTACGATATCCAATTAGCAGGCCATGGTGTCGACGGTCTTTTAGGCTGGGATAATTTCGACGGTTATATTGTCGAGCTCAATTACGATAAAAATATCATGGTTGTGCATTCAAAACTGCCAAAAGCCGTAAAACAAAACAAAGCGGTTGACAAGTTTAAAATGAAATATTTTAATCAGGTATTTTATATCGAAGGCCGGATAACACAAGGCAGGAAGACCCTAAAAGACTGGTTTATGTTTGATACCGGATACCAGAAAACGGCTGTCCTGGACAATGATCTTTTAAACAAGTCGAAATTCCCGGTTGCTGAAATGGCAGTAATTCGTACAGATACACTTCTTGGTATAATGAAAAATAAGATTCCGGTGGTAACTTCCAAGCTGGAAAGCCTGAAAATAGGGAAGCACGAGCTGAAAAATGTACCGGCTCAGATTTTAACAACCAACAAACCGGTACGCGGTGCCAATGTTCATATTTTAGGAAGTGATGTTTTAAAGCGATTTAACACCTTTTTTGACTTTCAGGAAAATGTAGTTTATTTATTGCCGAATCAGTTGTATGAGGCTGACTATATTGAGAAAGCACCCTGAGAATTGGATTATAAAAAACGACCCGGATAGGTGTCGTTTTTTGTTTTTACAGTATTTTTTTTAGGATAGCAACACTTCGGGTCAATTCGTCTTTCGATGCCGAAGCAAAACCCAATCGGATCGAATTGGTGCTGTAATCCGAATATTGATGTGTTTTTCCATCGGATAGTAATAAACCTTTTCGAAGTGCTTTTTGAGCCAATGATTCCAGATTGATGGAATCGGCAAAAGTCGTCCAAACCGTCATACCACCTTCCGGAACGGTAAAAGTGACCGCATCGGATAATTCGTTGGTGAGTAAATCACAAAACAAATTCCGTCGTTCTTCATAAATGGCAATCGCTTTTCGTGTATAGCGCTGTAGTGTTCCGTCCTGTAAAATAGTGGCCATCGCATTGTCGAGCATATGATCGCCCTGTCGGTCCAATAAAATCCGAACCTGTGCCAGATGTTCGATCACGTTTTCCGCACCGACCAGATAGCCCATTCGAAAGGCTGGCGAAAAACTTTTGCTAAAAGAGCCGCAATACATCACCATTCCGTTTTCATCGGCGCTGGCTAAAGGTAATAACGGACGGTGTTTGTAATGAAAATCAAAATCGTAATCGTCTTCAAAAATGATAAAACCGTATTCATTGGCCAGTCGTAATAACTCCAAACGCCGGTCAATACGTAGGGAAACGGTTGTTGGATAATGATGGTGTGGGGTCACATAAACCATTCGCACTTTTTGCGTCCGACATATTTCTTTTAGCGCATCAACAACAATACCGTGTTCGTCGACCGGAATACCAATAAGATGTGCGCCGGCATGAAGAAAATTATGATCGGCTCTTTTCCAACCGGGAATTCCGGAAACCACTACATCGCCGGGGCGAATCAAAGCGGTACAAACCAGATTGATGCCCATTAGGGTTCCGCGTACGGAAAGTATATTCTGAGCGGTTGTTTTTAAGCCGCGTGTCGCGTTGAGGTACTCCGATAAAGTTTCCCGGTAATATTGCGGGCCGGCCGGATCGTTATAACTGCCAAACCGGTGGTAAAGTCCGCCGCGCGTGAGCTGGTTGCGGTAGGCGCGGTACAGTTCCTTTAAAGGCGCCAGACTCGGATCGGGATAACCGTCGTCCAGATGAAGCTCCGGTATAAAGATATCGGTTGCCTTATCCGGATAGTTTTGAAAGGGAATACTAAAGCCTGCTTTTTTCATAGCCGGTCTATGCCGATTGCCGGTTAGTGTTTCCGGTTCATGATCCACAAGATGGGCGGAGATAAAAGTACCACGACCGACAAAACTTTCTAACCATCCTTGCATTTGCAGTTCTTCATATGCCTTTCCTACGGTGATCCGGTTAATTTGCAATAGTCCGGCAAGATCTCTGGTAGAAGGTAGTTGCTGACCTGATCGGAGTGTGCCTTTTTTGATAAAATCAAGCAAAATATCAGCCAGTTGTAAGTATACCGGACGCGCTATAGAAGGATCAAGTACGATGTTTTCGAATAAAGAATGCAGTATTGGACTATTCATAATAATAGTATTGGATGATAAAGATAATCTATTATCAATTTAATTTTGACAGCACAAAAGAATAATTACAATGGAATTTACAATACGGGAATGCAAAGCAACCGATCTCGATACCTTGGTTGCCTTATGCGCGAAACATGCCGATTACGAACGGGCGACGTATGAGGCTCGTGGTAAAAAGGAAAAACTAAACGACGCTCTTTTTTCGGATAACAAAAAGTTATACGGTATTGTAGCGGAAGTGGCTGGTGAAGTGATCGGTTATGCGACCTATACATTTGATTTTTCCACCTGGGAGG from Flavobacterium sp. WV_118_3 harbors:
- a CDS encoding WGR domain-containing protein; protein product: MATLYTITVKSIEATKVTAEVRVDHPDAGSDIGSKDFALQILLETGHIERPYFNKLPIPIEEWKKLVTEHPRKDEYDVMHQYNDGMKLDITPEEGQKRNDREYSQKHNEELALQYGKKVSASGMSNGQYYVQFDSEPLKVIDVANKVILSKPVKRKLEKDLYTLDFEVADAEYLYHLREKMRYETAAWNLSSYYKSEIKVAEGEAVLLHYKDAKSDKFWQIIQNGAALNITYGKTGTAGQKNVKELDSVQKAEKERDKLINEKLGKGYTRTN
- a CDS encoding tetratricopeptide repeat protein produces the protein MERIDQDELKAIISNDAFSRYTHEQIFRDTKYYFESMKSMPFFGEETLGIYIDIYKELGEKDYSPALYELGLLYYNGESWLSPDYAVSFDYHQKSAALGNADAMFELYVYYATGIGTEIDAETATNWNLKAANAGSDRACYNMGTFYATGSNMPQDMEKAITWYDKASQLGNVRATETLGLMYRYGEGVPQDEAKADAYEKREDEQREAFLRQMDGM
- a CDS encoding tetratricopeptide repeat protein, translated to MNYFYIGGGAIALLIIYSLFTSKKNLKKAPEKLIDAKKKFDDGEINASLRALGEAFVIPYDNHVKPEQKVHLIAVLDLLRKVFAEMNISGSKLIDPLYDKLSNSVNANVVLNEGNYKQLQNFFDQTNTDAKLVNYLKNSVFNGEITMSNATTSDHSSFPETSNRTTPFINTAGKLIMSRKYQDAIDVYRNALNEEWDDTDKAFLNDQLASCYLMNKDLANAEAHYKESIAIKSYFLNNWNYGDFLIYHKRKTDAEIQLPKIEALIASPSDKKEYNKLLKNFEALK
- a CDS encoding aspartyl protease family protein translates to MKHYCLTFLLLLSAYGFSQNRLPVIKANAKTATIQEVGQPLKKWNLSPEIKIDVFTTNKLVQPVTVKFKTDIDSISFKLKPGQQKDFIVLLNGKDSCYTRIQSPEVKNFRRVQPEVHDTIPFAINKHNTNSIKVVLNKMDTLNLNFDSGATEVVLIEEALKNKVKSKLDLYNTLHDIKVGSRTYQSKVYDIQLAGHGVDGLLGWDNFDGYIVELNYDKNIMVVHSKLPKAVKQNKAVDKFKMKYFNQVFYIEGRITQGRKTLKDWFMFDTGYQKTAVLDNDLLNKSKFPVAEMAVIRTDTLLGIMKNKIPVVTSKLESLKIGKHELKNVPAQILTTNKPVRGANVHILGSDVLKRFNTFFDFQENVVYLLPNQLYEADYIEKAP
- a CDS encoding PLP-dependent aminotransferase family protein — its product is MNSPILHSLFENIVLDPSIARPVYLQLADILLDFIKKGTLRSGQQLPSTRDLAGLLQINRITVGKAYEELQMQGWLESFVGRGTFISAHLVDHEPETLTGNRHRPAMKKAGFSIPFQNYPDKATDIFIPELHLDDGYPDPSLAPLKELYRAYRNQLTRGGLYHRFGSYNDPAGPQYYRETLSEYLNATRGLKTTAQNILSVRGTLMGINLVCTALIRPGDVVVSGIPGWKRADHNFLHAGAHLIGIPVDEHGIVVDALKEICRTQKVRMVYVTPHHHYPTTVSLRIDRRLELLRLANEYGFIIFEDDYDFDFHYKHRPLLPLASADENGMVMYCGSFSKSFSPAFRMGYLVGAENVIEHLAQVRILLDRQGDHMLDNAMATILQDGTLQRYTRKAIAIYEERRNLFCDLLTNELSDAVTFTVPEGGMTVWTTFADSINLESLAQKALRKGLLLSDGKTHQYSDYSTNSIRLGFASASKDELTRSVAILKKIL
- a CDS encoding GNAT family N-acetyltransferase translates to MEFTIRECKATDLDTLVALCAKHADYERATYEARGKKEKLNDALFSDNKKLYGIVAEVAGEVIGYATYTFDFSTWEAQKFIYLDCLYLEAAYRNFGIGQALMEKVIEIGQTQNCINMQWQTPDFNEKAIRFYKRIGGIGKEKVRFTLPI